In Gambusia affinis linkage group LG08, SWU_Gaff_1.0, whole genome shotgun sequence, a single window of DNA contains:
- the ucmab gene encoding unique cartilage matrix-associated protein produces the protein MSWTYATLLALLAALLALSLSPEAAESAAVDSSMRNAKSPAGQLRRIFMKEADASNFFRKRSRRAVKSQDEISAEQRQVLAADERKREFHEEKRNEFESYAEEDNDEQDERTRESTEQWREFHYDGMNPSHEYNRQTA, from the exons atgtccTGGACGTATGCAACCCTCCTGGCCCTCCTCGCAGCGCTGCTTGCACTGAGTT TGTCTCCAGAGGCAGCCGAATCTGCAGCTGTGGATAGCAGCATGAGAAATGCAAAAAGTCCAGCAG GTCAGCTGAGGAGGATCTTTATGAAAGAAGCTGATGCCTCCAACTTCTTCAGGAAGCGCAGCAGGCGAGCTGTGAAATCCCAGGACGAGATCAGCG CGGAGCAGAGGCAAGTTCTGGCTGCTGACGAGCGAAAGAGGGAGTTTCACGAGGAGAAGAGGAATGAGTTTGAGAGCTATGCTGAAGAGGACAACGACG AGCAAGACGAGAGGACCAGAGAGAGCACCGAGCAGTGGAGGGAGTTCCACTACGACGGGATGAATCCTTCCCACGAGTACAACCGTCAGACCGCCTGA